One genomic segment of Patescibacteria group bacterium includes these proteins:
- a CDS encoding helix-hairpin-helix domain-containing protein produces MQLDYGKVLDKIALPLGIILTISLLLGAYFIIKYSNSSTKTTNASEQVTIDIAGAVQTPGVYNFTTGQIIEDAIKQAGGLTDQADLELMARTVNRAAELQNHGKIYIPVKGEVNYSVAGSTSSSTTAVAGPVNINTANSAELDTLPGIGPVTAGYIIDYRTKKGPFKKKEDLMKVSGISATKYAKLKDLITI; encoded by the coding sequence GGAAAAGTTCTAGATAAAATCGCTTTACCTTTAGGAATAATTTTGACTATTAGCCTGCTTCTGGGCGCTTATTTCATTATTAAATATTCTAATTCTTCTACTAAAACTACTAATGCCAGCGAACAGGTTACGATTGATATCGCTGGAGCAGTTCAAACTCCGGGAGTTTACAATTTCACCACTGGGCAAATTATTGAAGATGCCATTAAACAGGCCGGCGGGTTGACCGATCAGGCTGATTTAGAACTAATGGCTCGCACAGTTAACCGGGCGGCTGAATTGCAAAACCACGGGAAAATTTATATTCCCGTCAAAGGGGAAGTGAATTATTCCGTGGCGGGTAGCACCAGCAGTAGCACCACTGCTGTGGCTGGGCCGGTCAATATCAACACAGCCAACTCGGCCGAATTAGACACCTTGCCGGGGATTGGCCCGGTCACCGCCGGATATATTATTGATTACCGCACCAAGAAGGGTCCGTTTAAAAAGAAAGAAGATTTGATGAAAGTTAGCGGCATCTCGGCTACCAAATACGCTAAATTAAAAGACCTGATCACGATATAG